The Nicotiana sylvestris chromosome 6, ASM39365v2, whole genome shotgun sequence genomic sequence ATAAATTTGGGGCAATTTGGTGAAGGATTTGGGTGGTTTCGAGTTGGATTAAAGCTTTAATAGTCTATTGCACTATCTGTGAAGAAGAAAGGGACTAGGGGTGagaaagaaggagaaagaaacttttttattttctgttatgtacgcgcttttaatttgttttattttttatttttttgccaCATCAGTTGTTAAGGAGGAAAATAATTCACTTTAGAGGTGTTTAGGGGTAAAAGAACACTCGTTTAATTTAAGTGTTTAAACCTATTTTTTGGACAAATTTAATGGGGTCCCTTTCAAATATGCTCTAATTGTTGGTGGACTGACTCAGATTGCTCCTCAACTCTAGGAAATAGAATAAATTTGTTCTCCGCTTGAATTTGGTAAAAAATATGTAGCTCAAATTTATCCCTAAAACTAAACAATTACTACCCAAAAAAAATACTCTAATGTTATTGGTGAATGGTGATTCAGGTTACTTATGAATAACTTGGGAATTCAAAGATTACTTATGAATAGCTTGGGAATTCCAAGATTTGCCAAGTGATGATGGATGCTTTGGCAATAATTGGGCGAAGACTCCTAGTAACATCTTTTTTCTGGCGGTTGTTTCTCCTTCGAGGGATTCGTGTAATACCAATGATGTAATAATATCTGATATCATCTGATAATATATGAATATTTTATTCAGCCAAAAAAAAGTGTAgaagaaattatgttaaaagaacTAATTTTGTTTCATTGTCAAAGTAATAGCTAACAAGTGGTGCAAGTATATGCGTATGCTacattttttttggtttcccatcCGACGTCCGGTACTCACATTGGGGCCCGATTAAATTCTAATTCGCGCCGGAAAGTCCCACATTGAGGGTGGTTTCCCATCCGATATCCGGTACTCACATTGGGGCCCGACTAAATCCTAATTCGCGCCAGAAAATCTCACATTGAGGGGCACAACGCTCCCTAACAAAGGCGACTCCATACCCAAGGGCTCGAACTCAAGACCTCTGATTAAGGATGAAGGAGTAGTGGAGTAATTTTTTGGGTTGAAGAAATTGATGTTGTACTTGGTGGTATTAGTAGGAAAGATGTACTTATAAATTTACCTCTTACTTCAACAAGTACAAGTGCATATATTGTGaagttcaaaaaaaaatcttGCATCTTCAACACTTCATTAGGTGTCAAGTAAATGCCAAAGTACACATTAAAATAACATGTTACTTATCATTTATTAAAGATTACCAATTAATGCTTTAAATGGCCTAATTGTATAAGTATTTTTTACATTGTATTTTTTCCCGGACCCAGCGTGTTGCGTGAAcgcggatgctttgtgcaccgggctgcccttttagtGCACCAAACTTAAACTCCCGTTAGAACTATAATTGTTCCACTCTTCCCATATTACTATAGAAGGACCAAGATCTTATTATAATTGCCTTTGCCATGGGCAAGAGCAGGATTAAAATCCCTCCAACCACAGTTCCACAGTCTGAATATGAAGAACTTTATAAACTTAAAAATGATAGCAGAGCATAAttaagcctaaaacatcattGAAATGTCAACAAGACAGAACAGAACAAGATCTTCCAAGGATCAGTTTATTGATTATCGATGTAACATTCAGTAGACAATCTTGGTGGAAGAAGCATAGCGCACCGGCAAAGGATATATGAGAAAACAACAAGGACTGTTAAAACCAATGCTGATGCTAAAAACTGACAAGTATTCTGATTTTTCACTGATGGCAATATGCTGAATCCTCATATTTTCCATCCCACCTGTTGATCATATCACGCGCAACAAACTTGAAGTTACTCACCAGTCTATATTTTAGATACTTTTTAAGCAAGCATAATCATATTTATACAGCATGCAAAACAAAATTGAACCATCCAAACCTGCATTGTTCGTTTTCTGAGACCTTGAGCTCCAAATCTTCTTCAAATGGCTCGAAGACGAGGTTGACTCGCTCATCGTCCAACTTTTCGAGAGTCGAGGGGTCCCACTGAGCATGATTGCAGGTAGACAGTAACGTCCCAGGGCGAGGAGGGGCAAAGAGAGAGCAGAGTTAGTGTAAGGCTCTTAATGATACTAAACCTCAACTCTTTAATAAGCGTTGCATTATGGAGTATAAATCATCTTTAAAAATGTTTTGATTTCACAAAAATTAATAATGTAACATACTCACAAACACAGAAATGTCCCTAATATAAgagtgtgcgtgtgtgtgtgtgtgacagtgtgagagagggagagagagacaTACTTTTGGAGAATTATCTTTGTCAATGGTAAGAGCCCTGATACCCTTCATAAAATGAGACGAAATGCATATAAGATACAAGAGGATCAAGTATATGTCTAAAACTGAACAGCTATTCAGATGATTACCTCATAGACATCACCAGATATTTTTGTTCTTAGGATATTGATTGTAAGTCTGAATTCTTTCTTCAGACATTCAGACAAAGATTGCTTCCTCCCTTCCCGAATCTGGAAATATTTGAGCATATATAATCAGATGCCAGACTACACAGCATGATAGGAAGACTAGAAAACTATGTTACAAACTTAAACAAGAAAAATGCAAGTGAACGTGCTTTGCTCAATTTCATTTTATAAGCTAAAAAGACCAATGATATATTTTCATGTTACTCGTTTTGATGAAAAGGATTAGCAAGAATCACAAGGAATTTGAAAAGCTCATCAAATTGAAACTGAAAATGGATCACAGAATTTTGGTTAACAATACCAACAAGCTAAACATATCTACCTTTTTTACACACTGATTCTTAAGTCAAGcaggtctattggaaacaacctctttatcctcacaaggtaggggtaaagcctgcgtacacactaccctccccaaaccccacggtgtgggataatactgggtatgttattATATTCATAAGTCAAGCACGGCAGTCCACATGAGTGGAAAAACTCAAAAAACTGTACAACTAATGTTAAATTTTTAACATATCTTTCAAAACAATTACTGTCTACAACCTACTAGGAGCACAGATGTTGTTAGCACAAAATCCTGTCTAACAATAAACCTAGTAATAGCAGAAAAAGAGGAATGAGCATACTATGCAACATAAGTATTTAAATGAAACAGCAATGCTTTTGTCCTAATTCAAAGTTGGGCGCTATTTGCATGAGTTTGAATGTCTTGGATCCTTATACGGGGAGTAGTAGTTTGAAGTAGATAGAGTATTTCAGCACTAGAGAAATTGAGAAGTGCTGCGTCATATACAAAGGGTATCGGACAATTTCAAAGTTCTACACTATTATTGGCTACAAGGAACTGTGCACAGTATTGGCTGCTTTTGTAGGGACTATATTGGAGGAACTAACCGATCTTAGAGTAATTTTTAGTCCTGTTGGAGATGATCTTTTTAAGCCTTTAAGCACCGGCACGATCCAGCTGTTTCCTTCTTTGCCTGCCTCAGCTTCCTGAAAATAAAGTAACGGTCACATTGTTTGTATATAGCACAAATCATCATGTGAACAATGCCATGAAAAATTGTCTTACAAATGAACTAATAATCTCTGCAACAGAATCCTTGGAGAAGCACTCATCAATTATTGCCTGCCTGCATATTTATCTAATATAAATCACTCTTGATTTACTCAAGGAACAGAGTGCATTAATTAAGACACTTTACTTCTTCAAGACACTTTCTTCATCGATCTGAACATCGGTTGACAACTCCTTGATTGCAGAACTGACAACAGCCTCATCGCCAGTGTTTAAGCTTAATAAGTGCTTTTCTAGCTCCGGCAGTTTCTGACATTTTAAAAAAAGCGAATAGAGTTAATATATCTCCACGCTTGGTCATAtaaccaaaacaaaacaaaaatacaatCTCAAGACATTAAAAAATTGAACAccgtttaatttttttttatgtttttcaaTTTACTTTTGTGCATTTCATCCATCTAGCGGAGGCCATGTTAATTTTCTCAGTATAGTTGGATGTGCCCAAGTTGCTGCAAATCATAAGTCCTATTCTGAGCTATTATGGAGACAGTTTTTAACTTTTTATGTCATTCTGGATTTGAAGAACATCAAATTaataatgtacataaattcatcAGTATATAGTAGAATCAAAGAAACTTCTGTCCCTCTATCCCGGCAGAGGAAGAGAACCAGAGGCGGAGTGagaatttgaagtttatgagtTCGAAATGCCACTATACCCACTGACTATTTGAGTTACTGGGTTCGGAATCCATAACTTGTACATATTTTCGTAGATTTTTTAAATACATACAAATTTCGAACCAAACGCTATTTGGTTCGGTCGAACCTATTGCTTATATGCTACCTCAGCCCCTGCAGAAACCCCGTCACTGTCTAGGTTGTGCTATCGTAGGCTCTGGGAAGTCGGAATAGGAGATGTCACGAAATTCCCTGCTCTTCGGGGTTGCGCTCAGTGTCAAGGAACATGTACTAGGGTGTATGCGTGACTTTGTAACTCACTAGAGGCCCGAAAAACAAAGAGAAGATGTATATGAATGAGATATCCAgcagaaagaagaaggaaaaggattaTCGATTCAGGAAAGTAAGGTGTCCCAAATAAGTCAATTCGCAGGGTTTTTCAAATCCGCCAGTGAGATACACACAAAATACAGAAAGTATTATAGGTCGTTCCAGATTTGCAGGATATCAAATTGAACATGAAATATATCTCTGCTTTTGAGCTATTAGCCAAAAGTTTTTGACTGAGCTAGAATGCCAAAGAATTATAAGCTATCAAAAGAATTATAAACTTAATTTCCAATGAGAAGTAATAGTCAAAAAGAAAATACTATAAGGATGTAAAGACAATGCTAAAACCTGGAGATCCACGACATAATCTGCTGGAACTTCCAGGTTGAAAAGCAGTGTTAGTTTATGCATAAAGAGGATCTATACAACGAAACAGAGTTATTGGTATTTCGTCTATCTGATGTATCTTAATAGCCAGAGGAAAAGGAAACAAAGCGTTTCCCGTAGTAGTGGCGATGGAAGCAGCCTAAGTTGAGGTggtttctttttccattttgctaTTCTTGTGAAACACGCTATGCTGATGATCGTCGTGATATTCCATTTAACGCTTATGAATGGTCTATTACATGACAGTATATTCCAATTAAAATGTATGCATGGTCTATTATGATTTAAGGATAATAAAGCGtttctaatccatgaaataaaaCCTTGCTTTTGCAATTTATttgaagaaaagaatgaaaaagaaatttgtcCCTTGGACTCACCTCCAAAGGTACAAAATGTGTTGCAAGTCCAGCAGCAACCAACTCTTTACCGTTCAACCTCGCTCCTGTTAACCCCAAGTATTCCCCTACATAAAGCAGTAAACGTATCATTCAATTCTCCTTTTGGTTTTCAACTGACATAAATAAGATCCTTCCTTGTTCCAATGCTATTTGAATGCTTACCCAATCTACCAGGAAGCCGAGAAAGAATGTATGAGAAACTACAGTCCGTATGGAAGCCTATACTTGCTTCAGGAGTGGAAAAAACCTATAAAAAGAAATAGCTCATGCATtgcctgaaaatttaaaactacaATATGCACTTGAGATATTTATACGAACCGTTTTTTCAGTCACGACGGAGAACTTCATCGGAACCATTAAGGATGCCCCTCCGCCCATTGAGATGCCATGAACAAGAGCAACCTGTTCAGGACATAAACAAACAAGATTTCAGAATCAAAGTGCTCTCTTCTATTTCAATATAAGGATTTCAGAAGAGCATCGGAACACTCACCGTGGGTTTTTTATATGTATGAATGTGATTGCAAAGCCAATACATTCGATAAACAACTTCGAGGCAGGAATCCTCTATGCAGTACAAGTTCCAAATGCAAGTCAATAAATAGTAATTCAATAATTTAAAGTAAACAGCTGAACATTCTCCTGTAACAAAGTATTACTTGAATTTCGTCCATCATAGAACATTTTCAAATCCCCACCAGCAGAAAAGGCCCGACCAGCTCCCTACTTATTtttaaagaaagagaaaacaaggTTAAACAACATTTTCATAATCCCCAAATCAATCATTTGTTAGCAGTATCTATTATGCTAATCTTATGCTTAGAAAATATCAGAATCTAAAAATTAATCAAATACCAAATTTTGGAGATCGGAAAGAGATATGAACCTTGATGATAACAAGTTTTGCATTCTCATCTTTCTCCCACTTCTCCAGATTCTCTGCCAGCAGTTTTACCTACTTAAAAGAAATTAAGACAGTCAGGTTATAAAGATAATTAAGTAAATTTCTAT encodes the following:
- the LOC104224080 gene encoding 3-hydroxyisobutyryl-CoA hydrolase-like protein 5, producing MAQETVTPDGEVVLAEEVGNARVVTLNRPKQLNVISSKVVKLLAENLEKWEKDENAKLVIIKGAGRAFSAGGDLKMFYDGRNSKDSCLEVVYRMYWLCNHIHTYKKPTVALVHGISMGGGASLMVPMKFSVVTEKTVFSTPEASIGFHTDCSFSYILSRLPGRLGEYLGLTGARLNGKELVAAGLATHFVPLEKLPELEKHLLSLNTGDEAVVSSAIKELSTDVQIDEESVLKKQAIIDECFSKDSVAEIISSFEAEAGKEGNSWIVPVLKGLKRSSPTGLKITLRSIREGRKQSLSECLKKEFRLTINILRTKISGDVYEGIRALTIDKDNSPKWDPSTLEKLDDERVNLVFEPFEEDLELKVSENEQCRWDGKYEDSAYCHQ